CGGTCGAGGCGGCCCCGCCGCCGGCCGCCGGCTTCCTCGACGCCAAGGGCCAGACGAGGCGCATCGCCGACTTCCGGGGCAAGGTGGTGGTGGTCAATATGTGGGCCACCTGGTGCGCCCCCTGCGTCATCGAGATGCCGACCTTGGCCAAGCTGGCCAAGAGCTACGAGGGCAAGAACGTCGAGGTGGTGGCGATCAGCGTCGACCGTCCGGACGACGAGGCCAAGGCTCGCGCCTTCATCGCCAAGCACGCGCCGCTCGCCTTCTATCACGATCCCAAGATGGCCATTCCGTTCGCCTTCAAGCCCGCCGCGGTAGGCATGCCGACCACGGTGATCTACGGGGCCGACGGGGTGGAACGGGGCCGGCTGGCCGGCGAAGCCGACTGGTCGGGCAAGGAGGCCAAGGCCCTGATCGACAAGGTGTTGGCGGAAAGTTGAACAGGCGCTGCGGTTGACCGTCGTCCTGGCCCGTGGCCAGACTTCGGCCCAATCGGCGCTTTGGGCCTGCTGACGTTCTTTCTCCCCACGCATTTCGCGCGGAACCGAACAGCCCGCTCCCCAGACGACTGAGATGGACCGGGCGACCGGCGATCCTCGTCGCGAGTCCGCGTGGAACATTGAGTCAGGGAGACGAGAAGGACATGGCCACCGGTACGGTCAAGTGGTTCAACGCCACCAAGGGCTTCGGCTTCATCCAGCCTGACGATGGCGGCAAGGACGTCTTCGTCCACATATCCGCCGTCGAACGCGCGGGTCTGCGCAGCCTGAATGAGGGCGACAAGGTCAGCTACGAGGAGAAGGAAGAGCGCGGCAAGACCGCCGCGGTCGACCTGAAGCCGGTCTAGCCGGCCTCCACCATTCAAGCATTCAAGCGGACGCCGGACTTGCGAGAGACCGGCGTCCGTTCCGCGTCTGGGTGTCGGGTGTGCGACATTGTGGCGCGCCTCTTGGGGCGTCCAAGCCTTCTACGGCAAGGCTCTGTTTACGGCTTTCCGGCGTGATGGCCGCGTGGAGTCGAGAAACGACCCCGCAAAGGGAACGGGGCGCCCATGGAAGCTGAGGCCGCGGACGGCGAAGCCGCCGGTTGGTTCTTCGAAAACGCGCTCGACGCTTTCGTCGTCGTCAGCCATGGCAAGGTCGCGTTGGCCAATCCCGCCTGGCTCGCCCTGTCCGGCCGGTCGCGGGCCGAAACGCTCGGTCGCCCCTATGCCGAACTCCACCATCCCGATGAGGCCGAACTGGTCGCCGAGATCGTCGCCCGCTTGCGGCGCGACGGCGCGGCGACATTCGATCACCGCATCCCGGCGCCCAGTGGCGACTGGCTGTGGGTGCGCACGCGAGCCAAGCGCGCCGCCGACGGCCGCGCCCTGCTGGTGATCCAGGACATTTCAGCCGAGCGCCGGGCCGCCGAAGACAAAGAGAAGCTGGGTCGCGTGGCCGAACTGCTCGGCGAGACGGCCGGAGTCTATATCTGGCGCTTCGAGGCCGACACCCGCGAATACGATCTCAATCCCCTGGGCGCCGCGCCGTCCGACGGTTCCAGCCTGCTGCGCGTGGGCGAGGCGGCGTTCAAGGACCAGATCCACGCCGAGGATCGGGGCCAGGTCGACGAACTCTGGAACCAGGTCCTGCTCACGGGCGAGACCGGCATTGTCACCTATCGCCACCAGGCCGAGAGCGGCGATTGGCGGCGGTTCCGCACCGCCTGGCGCGGGGTGCGGCCACTGCCGTCCGGCGCCTGGGACGTGCTCGGCATCACCCAGGACGTGACCGAGCTGGCCGACGCCCGCGACGCGGCGCTTGGAGCCGTTCAGGCCAAGACCGAGTTCCTGGCCAATATCAGCCACGAGATCCGCACGCCGATGAATGGCGTGATGGGCGTGTTGCACATCCTGAAGAACGAGACCCTGTCGGCCGCCGGCCAGGTGCTGGTGGACGAGGCCCTGGCCTGCGGCTCAACCCTCGCCCAGATGCTCAGCGACATCATCGACTTCTCGAAGCTCGAGAGCGGCGCCCTGGAACTGGCGCCCGAGCCGCTCGACCTGTCGCGGGAAGGCGACGTGGTGATCGGCATGTTGCGAGCCGATGCCGACGCCCGTGGACTTTCGCTCGTCATCGAGGCGCCCGAGACCCTGGGCTGGGCGTCGCTCGACCCCGTGCGCCTGCGCCAGATACTGTTCAACCTTGCCGGCAACGCGGTGAAGTTCACCCTGACAGGCGGCGTGCGGATCAAGCTGGCGACCTGCGGAGAGGGCGCGGCCCAGCGTTTGCGGATCGACGTTTCCGACACCGGCGTCGGCATTCCCCTGGAGGCTCAGGCCAACCTGCTGGACCGCTTCCAGCAAGCCGACGGCTCCAGCACCCGCCGGTTCGGCGGCTCGGGCCTGGGCTTGGCGGTGACCAAGGCGCTGGCCGAGCGCATGGGCGGCGGCATCGGTTTCACCAGCGTCGAGGGCTTCGGCTCCACCTTCTGGATCGAGATCGCGGCGCCGGCCTGTTCGCGCCCAACGCCGATGATCGCCGACCGCTGGCTGGCGGGCCTGCGCATCCTGGTCGTCGAGGACAACGCCACCAACCGCATGGTGGCGCTACGCATGCTGACCGAACTGGGCGCGGAGGTGGAGATCGCCCGAGATGGCGCGGAGGGCGTCGAGCTGGCCGCCGCCAGTTCCTACGACCTGATCTTCATGGATATCCAGATGCCGGTCATGGACGGAGTGGAGGCCGCACTTCGAATCCGTTCGCTTCCCGGCCAGGCGGGACAGACGCCGATCGTCGCCACCACGGCCAATGTCCTGCCCGATCAGATCGAGACCTATCGGCGCGCGGGGATGGACGGCCATGTAGCCAAGCCGATCTCGCCGTCCGCCCTATTGGCCGAGATCTCCCGGCTGGCGGCGGATCTCGCCCCGGAACAGGCCGCCTAGGCCAGTTCGCGCTGGCGGGCGCGAATACCGCCGCCTTCGGTCTCCGTCAGGGTGCGCAACAGGTTGACCAGCGAGGCGCGGGCCTCCGGCGGCAGGCGCTCAAAGGCCGTCAGCAGCTCCAGCGCGCCTGGCGTTCGGATCCGGCTGAGCATGTCGATATCGCCGCCGACCTCCGAACCCGACGTGTCGAGCACGTCCATCAGGTCGACCACGCGGCAACGCAAGGCGCGCGCGATCTGGACCAGGCGGGAGAAAGAGATGCGGTTGGCGCCGTTCTCGTACTTCTGGATCTGCTGGAAGCTGACGCCGCATTGTTCGGCCAAGGCTTCCTGAGACATCCCGATCGTGCGACGGCGTATCCGAACCGCGGCCCCGAGGGCTACATCCATCGGGTCTGGTGTCTTGTTCGAGAGCTCCGCGTTCATCGTCGTCTCCTCACCCGAAACGTCGCCGGGCAGAGCAAGCGCCCGGGGATCGCTTAGGATTCGATGAAGTTAAGGCTCATCTTTCAGCTTTGAAAAGCGCGCTCATCATCTCGGACTTGACCATTGACGAGCATGTTCAGCGAACGTGTTCTTGGGTTAGCCGGATGTGGCCGTCTTGCCCCTGAGCGAGAGCGACGAAGTCTTCGCCTCGGGGGATGCCCGGTCGGCGAGATCTGCCCCGTTTTGATGGGGTTTCTCAAGGCCATCATAGAAATAGTGCACCGGAACCTCGAGCGCATCGGCCAACCGCCAGATCATCGACGCGGAGATCCGGTTGGCGCCGCACTCGTACTTCTGGACCTGCTGAAAGGTCACGCCACAAAGTTGTCCTAGCTGACGTTGGGTAAGGTTTAATTCCCGTCGCCGGTTGAAAAGTCGCTTGGCCAGGTGAAGATCGATGCTGTCGCGCATGGGTTTGCTGCGGTGTTGGGTTCAAGGGTTTCGATCAAGACAGGTCAGAATGGGACGCCTGCCGTTTTCCACACAAGGACAGGCAAGATGCGAACCATCCGACTCACGTTGACGACGCCCTCCGGAGCATCCAATCCTTGCCGGCGCCGCGCTGCCCTGGACGAATACGCAAGCCTGGGGGCTTTGGACGCCGCTTTTCGCCTGGTCCCGACTCCTGGGCAGACGAAACTTATCGTGTGAGCTTGGTTGAGCACTGGCTGAACCGCCAGTAGGGGGCCTCGTCTCGAACCTCGCTTGAATTCGCCCCAATTCATCTTAACAGGGCCGCACCGCCGCAACTCGCCCCTGAGGGCTCAGTTTTCAGTCTGCAGCAAGTCGCCGACGACGTTTCCGGTCCGGTGACCACCGCCCTCGCAATCCCCTGGAGGTCGCAGCGGCCTCGCGGCCCGCATCGGGTTCGGTGCGGGCCCTCGCACTGGGGCCCCCAGGATGGATGAAGTGCGTAGCCGGCTGGGAGTCCCCTCGGCCAGATCAAAAAGGGACGGGAGTTGACCTGGCCGAGGGCGGCGCCAGTGGGGATGAAGCGCTGCGGCCTCAATGACTCGTGTCACCTCAGGGTTCCGTGAACGAGGAAGAGCCAGCTGAATGTTATGCAGAATTAGACTTTTGACCGTCGCGCCTAACGCACACCGCAACTCTGCCCCAAGAGAGCGAGCGACCAGAAGTGAGCCGACCTTCCTGGAAGCCCGAGGGGGTTTGTCTTCATGAGCCTCGAGGTCTGCCGGAATGCTCGCCGCGCACGAACAGACCCGCGCCGTATGTGCTGAGGCACAGTCTGGGTGAGAGGCGCGAGCGAGCCGAAGACTAGGGTGGAGGCCTCGGCGCCTCCGCGGTCGCCAAGTGTGGCCCGCGCGCGACGGACAACCAGTCAGTGAAGGGTAGTCCATAGGCGCGGTCCATGAACTCGGCCTGAAATCGGAAAGGGAGGTTGGCGTCGCTGTTCCAGAGCATGACGATGCCCGTGCGGGTGGTGGGATCAAACATCATCGTCGCTCGGTAGCCCGAAAGCCCCCCACTGTGGCCGATGACTTTGTGGCCCTTGTAGGTGAAATTTCGGATGCCCAGGCCATATCCCGCCTCCTTGAGCTCCCGGCCCATCGGCGTCCTCCCGTAGGGGCTCGCGGTGGCGACCCGCGACCGCTGCGCCGTCTCAAGGACCGCGTGGGGCAGGACGTCGGGTCGCAGACCCATGAGGGCCTGCATCCAGACGGCCAGGTCGACAATGTTGGAGTTGACCCCCGCCGCCGCCGGCACGCGGTAATAGACCTCCGACACAGCCAGCTGGTCTTGGTCGTGGTGAGGCCGGGCCCAGCGCTCGGCCGACGTCAGACCCGCGGCGCCAAGGGTGGCGCTGGTCATGCCCAGCGGGCGGAAAAGACGCTGCTGAACAGTCTCAACATAGGCCTCGCCGGTCCGCGCAGCGATGATCTCGGTGATCGTGTCATATGCGATGTTCTGATAGCTGTGGCAGGTCGCCGGCGCGCAGACTGTCGGCGCATCGGCGAGGGACAGACGGATTGTGCGAGGGTCCTCGCCGTCCTCAAGCCGGCCGTCGAACGCATTTTTTGGAAGCCCGGTTCGCTGCGACAGCAGCTCCTCCACGGTCAGGGCCAGCTGGGCGTCCCCCGGCAACCGCAGCGAAGTGTCAAACGTCTCCAGCCGGTCGGATAGGGAAATGACCCCGTCGGCCGCCAACTGGGCGCTCAACGTGCCGGACACGGTCTTGGAGAGGGACGCCCAGCGGAAAACGCTTTCGGCGGTGACCGGTTGGCTGCTTTCGGCGGACTCCACCCCGTAGCCCCTCACAAAGGACAGGCGTCCGCCTTCCACGACAGCGACCGCTAGCCCGCGCATCGAGCGATCCGTCATCATGGAACCGAGGCGCGCATCCAGCGCCAGGTAGTCGATCTTCCCGCGCCATTCGGCTGGATCGGTCGGCAACGTCGGGATCGGTTTCGCGGCGACGGAGGGGCCTGCGAACGGGTTGCCGTTCGTGCAGAGCGAGAGACTCAGCCCGAGGACACTCAACGCGAACAGTCCCCCGAGCAAACCTCCTACTGACCCCGCCCTCACGTCCGAACTCTCCTCCCGCCAGCCGCCGCGCCGGCGGCGCCTCATCCGTCGTCAGCCTAGTCCCGCGCGAGCGGTCCGTCCTCTAGGACGTCATCATGCTCAGCAGGCCGCAGGTTGAGCTACGGGAGGAAAACGCGGAGCTCGCCCTCCTGTAGGGTGGGCCGGACCGCCGCTGCGAGGGCGCCATGTAGCTCTCGACCAGCCCGCATGCCGCCGGCGTCCTCGCGGCCGAGTTCAAGGTCGGCTCGTGGCGCTGAGCTGCGGGGCCGGCGTGGATTGGCAGTGAAGGTGAGAGGCTCAGGAATCACGGCCGGTGAGTTCCACGAGGGCCGCCGCCAGCTCTCCCTGTCGAAATGGCTTTGTCAGACGACTGAGCTCCAGACCAACGCCTTCAGCCTCGGCGTAGCCTGAAATCAGGAGAACGGGCAATCCAGGCCGATCTCGTGCGATCCTCCTGGCCAGATCAGCCCCGGTCATGCCCGGCATCAGGTGGTCGGTGATGACAAGGTCGAGGCGGAGGTCCCCGTCCATCAGACGCAGGGCGTCTTCAGCGGTCGGCGTCTCGACGACGCGGTAGCCAAGATCTGTCAGCATGTCGGCGGTGCTGGCCCGCACGAGGTCCTCGTCATCGACAAGCAGGACGGTGCCCGACCGTGGTCCGAGCACCGGATCGGTGCGAGGCATGGGGCTTGGCGCTTCCTGGTCGGTCGTCGGCAGCCAGATCTTGATCGTCGTGCCGGCCCCAGGCTCGCTCTCCACCTCCAGGGCGCCGCCCAGCTGCGCGGCGAGGCCGTGCACCATCGATAGGCCCAAGCCCGTACCGCGACCGACCCCCTTGGTCGAGAAGAAGGGTTCAGCCGCCTGCTGGCGTGTCTCCTCGTCCATCCCGAGGCCAGTGTCATGCACGCACAGGCGAAGATAGGCTCCTGCCTCGAGGCCGGCCATGTGGCCGGGCTGCAGGTTCTCAATCCCCACCGCGATGGTCAGGGTCCCTCCGTCGGGCATGGCGTCACGGCTGTTCACGGCAAGGTTCAGGAGCGCCATTTCGAGCTGATTGGGGTCGGCGATGCCCGCTGGAAGATCTGGCGCGAGGTCAAACGCGATCCTGATCCGCGGCCCCACAGTGCTGGACAGCAGGTCTTCCAAGCCAAGGATCAGCGCGGCGACATCGACTGACGCGGCCTGGAGGGGTTGGCGGCGGGCGAAAGCGAGCAGGCGTTGGACGAGGGTCTTGGCCCGCTCGGCGGATTCCAGTGCGCCGTCGATAAGCCGCTGGGTGCGGGGGTCGCCCAGGCCCCGCCTCTGCAGCATGTCGAGGCTACCGATGATGGGCATAAGGAGGTTGTTGAAATCG
This genomic stretch from Phenylobacterium sp. LH3H17 harbors:
- a CDS encoding serine hydrolase → MLGGLFALSVLGLSLSLCTNGNPFAGPSVAAKPIPTLPTDPAEWRGKIDYLALDARLGSMMTDRSMRGLAVAVVEGGRLSFVRGYGVESAESSQPVTAESVFRWASLSKTVSGTLSAQLAADGVISLSDRLETFDTSLRLPGDAQLALTVEELLSQRTGLPKNAFDGRLEDGEDPRTIRLSLADAPTVCAPATCHSYQNIAYDTITEIIAARTGEAYVETVQQRLFRPLGMTSATLGAAGLTSAERWARPHHDQDQLAVSEVYYRVPAAAGVNSNIVDLAVWMQALMGLRPDVLPHAVLETAQRSRVATASPYGRTPMGRELKEAGYGLGIRNFTYKGHKVIGHSGGLSGYRATMMFDPTTRTGIVMLWNSDANLPFRFQAEFMDRAYGLPFTDWLSVARGPHLATAEAPRPPP
- a CDS encoding PAS domain-containing sensor histidine kinase; this encodes MGEALIHIPAGGGHTGGLLRALDWSASPLGDPSTWPQPLKTLLNIVMGSNQPMFVAWGEAGALLYNDAYAEILAEKHPSAVGQPFLKVWAEIEGDLIPIVAQAYRGEPVHMSDIELHMERRGYREETHFAFSYTPVRDENGAVAGFFCACTETTAQVLADRRALEQHERYRRLFQQAPGFITILKQPEHIFEFVNDAYIRLFGKRDHVGRTVREVFPELEGQGFFEWLDEVYATGERHVAHQVSVRLRLAAEGPEVERILDFIYEPVLDDAGKVTGIFCEGHDTTETHLAQQALRENQARLEELNATLEQRVAIALAERALVQDALHQSQKMDAMGQLTGGVAHDFNNLLMPIIGSLDMLQRRGLGDPRTQRLIDGALESAERAKTLVQRLLAFARRQPLQAASVDVAALILGLEDLLSSTVGPRIRIAFDLAPDLPAGIADPNQLEMALLNLAVNSRDAMPDGGTLTIAVGIENLQPGHMAGLEAGAYLRLCVHDTGLGMDEETRQQAAEPFFSTKGVGRGTGLGLSMVHGLAAQLGGALEVESEPGAGTTIKIWLPTTDQEAPSPMPRTDPVLGPRSGTVLLVDDEDLVRASTADMLTDLGYRVVETPTAEDALRLMDGDLRLDLVITDHLMPGMTGADLARRIARDRPGLPVLLISGYAEAEGVGLELSRLTKPFRQGELAAALVELTGRDS
- a CDS encoding TlpA disulfide reductase family protein; this encodes MSERSDEGAAGGPKIPLRWVLGGVAVLGVAAVLYIIGQASINPQQETSLKGFAKGEMAKFALPVEAAPPPAAGFLDAKGQTRRIADFRGKVVVVNMWATWCAPCVIEMPTLAKLAKSYEGKNVEVVAISVDRPDDEAKARAFIAKHAPLAFYHDPKMAIPFAFKPAAVGMPTTVIYGADGVERGRLAGEADWSGKEAKALIDKVLAES
- a CDS encoding cold-shock protein produces the protein MATGTVKWFNATKGFGFIQPDDGGKDVFVHISAVERAGLRSLNEGDKVSYEEKEERGKTAAVDLKPV
- a CDS encoding PAS domain-containing hybrid sensor histidine kinase/response regulator translates to MEAEAADGEAAGWFFENALDAFVVVSHGKVALANPAWLALSGRSRAETLGRPYAELHHPDEAELVAEIVARLRRDGAATFDHRIPAPSGDWLWVRTRAKRAADGRALLVIQDISAERRAAEDKEKLGRVAELLGETAGVYIWRFEADTREYDLNPLGAAPSDGSSLLRVGEAAFKDQIHAEDRGQVDELWNQVLLTGETGIVTYRHQAESGDWRRFRTAWRGVRPLPSGAWDVLGITQDVTELADARDAALGAVQAKTEFLANISHEIRTPMNGVMGVLHILKNETLSAAGQVLVDEALACGSTLAQMLSDIIDFSKLESGALELAPEPLDLSREGDVVIGMLRADADARGLSLVIEAPETLGWASLDPVRLRQILFNLAGNAVKFTLTGGVRIKLATCGEGAAQRLRIDVSDTGVGIPLEAQANLLDRFQQADGSSTRRFGGSGLGLAVTKALAERMGGGIGFTSVEGFGSTFWIEIAAPACSRPTPMIADRWLAGLRILVVEDNATNRMVALRMLTELGAEVEIARDGAEGVELAAASSYDLIFMDIQMPVMDGVEAALRIRSLPGQAGQTPIVATTANVLPDQIETYRRAGMDGHVAKPISPSALLAEISRLAADLAPEQAA
- a CDS encoding helix-turn-helix domain-containing protein, with the protein product MRDSIDLHLAKRLFNRRRELNLTQRQLGQLCGVTFQQVQKYECGANRISASMIWRLADALEVPVHYFYDGLEKPHQNGADLADRASPEAKTSSLSLRGKTATSG
- a CDS encoding helix-turn-helix domain-containing protein codes for the protein MNAELSNKTPDPMDVALGAAVRIRRRTIGMSQEALAEQCGVSFQQIQKYENGANRISFSRLVQIARALRCRVVDLMDVLDTSGSEVGGDIDMLSRIRTPGALELLTAFERLPPEARASLVNLLRTLTETEGGGIRARQRELA